Proteins from one Streptosporangium becharense genomic window:
- a CDS encoding IclR family transcriptional regulator → MSGVQSVDRALDVLEALAERGGEAALSEIAASTGLPYGTIHRLLRTLLVRGYVRQESDRRYALGGALVRLGGVAERMVGVWAQPYLTRMVELSGETANLAVLEGDFVVYVAQVPSPRRLRMFAEVGRRVLPHSTAVGKVLMADRPDAEVASLVERTGMPRRTANTITDLPSMLTELARVRQNGYAMDLGEEELGVHCLAVGVRDGSRTVAAMSVSGPAERIDALDRLDLAEGMRRIAREFGAELGPAGPAG, encoded by the coding sequence ATGAGCGGGGTGCAGTCGGTCGACCGGGCACTGGACGTTCTGGAGGCGCTGGCCGAGCGGGGCGGGGAGGCGGCCCTGTCGGAGATCGCGGCGAGCACCGGCCTGCCGTACGGGACCATCCACCGGTTGCTGCGCACGCTGCTCGTGCGGGGTTACGTGCGCCAGGAGTCCGACCGCCGCTACGCCCTGGGAGGCGCGCTGGTCCGGCTCGGCGGCGTGGCCGAGCGCATGGTCGGCGTGTGGGCACAGCCGTACCTGACGAGGATGGTCGAGCTGTCCGGCGAGACGGCCAACCTCGCGGTGCTGGAGGGCGACTTCGTGGTCTACGTCGCCCAGGTCCCCTCCCCGCGGCGGCTGCGGATGTTCGCCGAGGTGGGCAGGCGGGTGCTGCCGCACAGCACGGCGGTGGGCAAGGTCCTGATGGCCGACCGGCCGGACGCCGAGGTGGCGTCGCTGGTGGAGCGGACGGGCATGCCCCGGCGGACCGCCAACACGATCACCGACCTGCCCTCGATGCTGACCGAGCTGGCCCGGGTGCGTCAGAACGGGTACGCGATGGACCTCGGCGAGGAGGAGCTGGGCGTGCACTGCCTGGCCGTGGGCGTACGCGACGGGTCGCGGACGGTGGCCGCGATGTCGGTGTCCGGCCCGGCCGAGCGGATCGACGCGCTCGACCGCCTCGATCTCGCCGAGGGCATGCGCCGGATCGCCCGCGAATTCGGCGCGGAGCTGGGCCCCGCCGGTCCGGCGGGTTGA
- a CDS encoding response regulator transcription factor gives MSNVLLIEDDAAIRTSLTRGLRDRGHAVSSAPTALDGLRLAVEERPDLVVLDLGLPDMDGLDLLRMIRAVSRVPVIVATARDGDTVMVRLLDEGADDYVVKPFSAAQLDARIRAVLRRAGESRADSSVTVGGLRIDPRTREATLDGAPLDLSPREFDLLHYLAARAGEVITKRELLTHVWQIPYGGADKTVDVHLSWLRRKLGETSQEPRYLQTVRGVGVRLAAPA, from the coding sequence ATGTCGAACGTGCTGCTCATCGAGGACGACGCCGCGATCCGCACCTCGCTCACCCGGGGGTTGCGCGACCGCGGCCACGCCGTGTCGTCCGCACCCACCGCCCTCGACGGCCTGCGGCTCGCCGTCGAGGAACGGCCCGACCTGGTCGTGCTGGACCTCGGACTGCCCGACATGGACGGGCTGGACCTGCTGCGCATGATCCGCGCGGTGAGCCGGGTCCCGGTGATCGTGGCGACCGCGCGGGACGGCGACACGGTGATGGTCCGGCTGCTGGACGAGGGGGCCGACGACTACGTGGTCAAACCGTTCAGCGCGGCCCAGCTGGATGCCCGGATCCGGGCGGTGCTGCGGCGCGCCGGGGAGAGCCGGGCCGACAGCTCGGTCACCGTCGGCGGGCTGCGGATCGACCCGCGCACCCGGGAGGCGACCCTGGACGGCGCGCCGCTGGACCTCAGCCCCCGGGAGTTCGACCTGCTCCACTACCTGGCCGCGCGGGCCGGCGAGGTGATCACCAAACGTGAGCTGCTCACCCACGTCTGGCAGATCCCGTACGGGGGTGCCGACAAGACAGTGGACGTCCACCTGTCGTGGCTGCGCCGCAAGCTGGGTGAGACGTCCCAGGAGCCCCGCTACCTGCAGACCGTGCGCGGCGTCGGCGTGCGGCTGGCCGCCCCGGCATGA
- a CDS encoding HAMP domain-containing sensor histidine kinase yields MRRWLALLVAATTSLVLVALLVPLALLVRTVAESGAVSEAQAEADSVAAAVGALDAETLQLTTEQLAHPVTVFLPGGQVVGAPAPRSAAVRLAARGRSVTATAPGGREILVAVRGAPGGTAVVRVFLSDDLLTRGVTQVWIGLAALGLALVGLGILVGDRLARAVIRPIMSLAAVSHRLAAGDLSARTVPEGPPEVHAVGLALNHLAGRITDLLDEERENVADLSHRLRTPLTGLRLEAESLADPEEASRIEARVDALERAVTAVINEARRRSQGRAECDAAAVTGARVAFWSVLAEDQGRDFTLDLAPGPLPVAVSAGDLAACVDALLGNVFAHTPEGASFSVRLESATDGALLTVSDAGPGFATSTALERGESGAGSTGLGLDIARRTAESAGGSLRLGTSPQGGAEVAVLLPAVSPAAGRPPR; encoded by the coding sequence ATGAGGCGCTGGCTCGCCCTGCTGGTCGCGGCCACCACCTCCCTGGTGCTGGTCGCCCTGCTCGTCCCGCTCGCCCTGCTGGTCCGCACGGTCGCCGAAAGCGGCGCCGTGAGCGAGGCCCAGGCGGAGGCCGATTCCGTGGCTGCCGCGGTCGGCGCGCTGGACGCCGAGACCCTGCAGCTGACCACCGAGCAGCTGGCGCACCCGGTCACGGTCTTCCTGCCCGGCGGGCAGGTGGTCGGCGCCCCGGCCCCCCGCTCCGCGGCCGTGCGGCTCGCCGCCCGGGGCCGCAGCGTCACCGCCACCGCCCCGGGCGGGCGGGAGATCCTGGTCGCGGTACGGGGTGCTCCGGGCGGCACGGCCGTGGTCCGGGTGTTCCTCAGCGACGACCTGCTGACCAGGGGCGTCACCCAGGTGTGGATCGGCCTGGCGGCGCTCGGGCTGGCCCTGGTGGGGCTGGGCATCCTCGTCGGCGACCGGCTCGCCCGCGCGGTGATCAGGCCCATCATGTCGCTGGCGGCGGTCTCCCACCGGCTCGCCGCCGGAGACCTGTCCGCCAGGACCGTGCCCGAGGGTCCCCCGGAGGTCCACGCGGTCGGCCTGGCCCTGAACCACCTGGCCGGACGCATCACCGACCTGCTCGACGAGGAGCGGGAGAACGTCGCCGACCTGTCCCACCGGTTGCGCACCCCGCTGACCGGTCTCCGGCTGGAGGCCGAGTCGCTGGCCGACCCGGAGGAGGCGTCCAGGATCGAGGCCAGGGTGGACGCCCTGGAGCGCGCCGTCACCGCGGTGATCAACGAGGCCAGGCGTCGCTCCCAGGGCCGGGCCGAGTGCGACGCGGCGGCGGTGACCGGGGCCCGGGTCGCCTTCTGGTCCGTGCTCGCCGAGGACCAGGGTCGTGACTTCACGCTCGACCTGGCCCCCGGTCCGCTGCCCGTCGCGGTCTCCGCGGGAGACCTGGCCGCCTGCGTGGACGCGTTGCTCGGCAACGTCTTCGCGCACACGCCCGAAGGGGCGTCGTTCTCCGTGCGGCTGGAGTCCGCCACCGACGGCGCGCTGCTGACCGTCTCCGACGCCGGGCCGGGCTTCGCCACGTCCACCGCCCTGGAGCGCGGCGAGAGCGGCGCGGGATCGACCGGGCTGGGCCTGGACATCGCCCGCCGCACGGCGGAGTCGGCGGGCGGCTCGCTGCGGCTGGGGACGTCCCCGCAGGGCGGGGCGGAGGTGGCCGTCCTGTTGCCCGCCGTCTCCCCGGCGGCGGGCCGTCCCCCACGTTGA